From the genome of Deferribacteraceae bacterium V6Fe1:
TCGCAAGGCCCTTCACACTGCTTCATCTGATAATAGATACAAACTTTGCTCTCTTTAAATTTGGAATTTTTGCAACGCCTTAAAGGGAAAATATAATGAAGGTCTCTCACAATATATCTTAAATCTCTGACATTCACGTATGGACCGTAATAAGTTGCCTCTTTGTCATCAGTATTTCTTGTCACTATAAGTTTCGGATATGATTCTCGCGTTATTTTGATATACGGGTAACCTTTTGCATCTTTAAGCTTTACATTAAATCTCGGCTTTTCCGTTTTTATCAGGCTTGCTTCTAAAAGAAGCGCTTCTGTTTCCGTATTTGTAACATAATACTTAAGATCAGCAACAAGCTCAAGCATCTTCAAAGTCTTAGGCTGTTTGAAAGAGCTGTCAAAGTATGATTTTAATCTTTTTATTAGTGAGACGGCTTTCCCTACATATATAATTGTCCCTTTTTTGTCGATAAAGGTATAAACACCGGGAAGATTTGGCGCATTTTGAACCTTATTTATCACATCATTTTTCAATTTATGTCACCTTTTGCGTAAAAATCTCAAACATTCTTACAGAGTAAAAGCATTTTTTATATGCTCTATATTATCTTTAAAAATTGACACTACATCAAACCTGTAGAGTGAATTCAGATTATTTTTCACAATAAAATACTCTGCTGTCTTTATTATTTTTTTTATTTTGCCGTAAGTAACAGCATCCTTCGGGCTGCCGTAATCTTCTGACAATCTATATTTTACCTCTACAAACACAACCACTTCACCATCTTTCATAACCAAATCAATCTCGCCAAACTTGCTTTTGAAGTTTTTTTCAATTAGTTCATAACCATTATTTTTCAGGTAGTTAAGAGCGAGCTCTTCCCCTTTCTTCCCCTTAAATAATTTCACCTAAAAAGCTCCTTCTATGAAGAGGTGTGACACCATATTTTTTTATAGCATCAATATGCTCTTTTGTGCCGTAGCCCTTATTCTTGTACCAAAGATATTCAGGGTAATATATATGCAGCTTTTTCATCAAATTATCTCTGTATACTTTTGCCAAAATTGAAGCTGCAGCAACGGACAAAAATTTATCCTCAGCTTTAAACGGGTGCTCCATAGGTTTTTTGATATTATTCAATTTTACGGCATCCACAACAACTTTGTCATAATTTGACGTTATACCGTTTATGGCAATGTGCATGGCCTGTTTAGTAGCATTTAAAATATTGACACTATCTATTATTTCATTGCAAATCACGCCGAAAGAATAATCGACGCAGTTGCTAATAATATAATCGTAAAGGCTGTCCCTTTTTTTTTCACTAAGCTTCTTTGAATCTTTTATCTCAGCACTGAAAAAATTATCATCCAATACGCATGCACAAGCTACTACAGGCCCGGCTAGGCAACCTCTGCCAACCTCATCAACCCCTAATACCAGCATGTTTCTCTTCAATCTTATTTTCAATAAAAGCAATTAAATCATCAAGACCAGCTTTTGTCTTACAGGATGTCCTAAACTCTGCCAAATTTGGATTTATCCGCTTTGCATAGTCGATACATTTATCCACATCAAATTCCATATACTCGGCCAAATCTATTTTATTTACTATTATTGCACTTGAAGCCCTTATCATAGAAGGATATTTGGCCGGTTTGTCGTCACCTTCGGGTGTGCTTATAACAACAATTTTAAAGTCTTCACCCAGATCAAATGATGCAGGGCATACAAGGTTACCAACATTTTCTATTACCAACAAATCAAGATTATCCAAATCAAAATTAGATAACGCGTTTTTAATGCCGAATGCTTCCAAATGGCAAGCCCCGCCTGTAGTTATTTGATGAGCTTTGATTCCGGCTTTTCTGATACGCTCTGCGTCATTTTCAGTTTCCAAATCACCTTCAATTACTGCCAATTTGTATTTTTCACTAAGTTTTGGTAAAATATTTTCCAATATGCTCGTCTTGCCGCTTCCGGGGGAAGATACAAAGTTTAATACCAATATTTTCTTATCGGAGAATAATTTTCTAAGCTCGTTAGCCAATTTATCGTTTTTTGATAATATCTTATCTTCCACTTCAATTTTTTTATTCATCTTCCACCTCAATTTCTTTTATATTCAATTCCTCACCGGAAATAATTGTCACATCATATGAGCCGCAATTATGACAACTGAATACGAAATTGTCATATTCATCTTCTAAACCACAGGCATTACATCTGCCCACAATTGGAATATCATTGATAATTAATTCTGCTTTTTCGGCAACCGTCCCTTCCTTTAAAGCATCAAATGCAAAGAGAAGTGAATTTTTTTCTACCGCTGCAAGCCTGCCGATATTCACCTCAACGGACAAAACAGATTTAACTGAATTTTTACGTGCGGTGTCAATAACCACATCGAGAAGACTTTGTGCTATACTTGCCTCGTGCAATTTAACCTACCCTTTTGGACTCAAAAAATATGCAGTTTCGACCGCCGGCTTTTGCCATATAAAGATTTTTGTCAGCCCTATCAATAGTCAGTTTTATATCTTCCTTTGGTTTGTATTTGGCAATCCCAATACTTACGGTAATTATTTTAGTATCATTGTTTAATTTAAATTTGGTATTTTCCATGGTAAGCCTAATCTGACTTGCAACTGAAAATGCGTCATCATAACTCCCCTTAACAGTGATTAAAAATTCTTCTCCGCCATATCTGAAAGCTTCAATACTTTCATTAGTAAAATTTTTTAAAATTTTCCCAAAATGTCTTAAAACATTGTCTCCCGCAAGGTGTCCGTATGTGTCGTTTACATCTTTAAACCTGTCAATATCAGACATTAGGATATAAAAATCTTCATCTTTTTTTATGGCGGCATTTTTAAGCTCAGCTAATACTTCAAGCATCTTATTTTTACGATAAAGTCCAGTCAACTCATCTGTAATGGATTGTTTTCTGTAATTTTCAATCTCTTTCTTGAGCTCTTCATACTTGTCTTTGTAGCTTATAAAATCGCTCTCAATCTCTCCAAAAGCACTATTGATATTACGTTTAAAATTTTTCTTGGAATAAATCTTCTGCTCAAGTATTTCAGTAAGAGAATTTGTAAGCTCAGCTACCTGCTTTTGCAGATTATCTATCGACTGATTTTTTTCAAGATTTTCCCTCAATCCTTTAACACTTGAAAGGATATTTTCATCCTTTGCACTATCTTCATCAATAAAGCTTAGATTTTCCTCTTTAAGATTTTGCACCACATTTTGCGTATTTGTAATCTTTTGAGAAAATTCTTTTATAAACGAATATATTTTTTCAAGGGTAACTTCATAGTCACTGTAATATTTCCCCAAAATTGCAATAATTTCACTCATTTCATTAAGTAAATTGTAACTATTCAGCTTTTCAAGTTTTTTACTGATAAGTTCAATATCTTCAAAATCAAGATATTTTTTGAGATTATGGCTGTTATTATTAAATGCCTTTTTAATATCCTCTACAAAGTTAGTGGAAGATTTGTTCAAATCATTAGTCAATGACTGAAGCTCTGCATCAGAAGCCAAATATTTCTTAATAGTTGCAGGGGTTAACTGCTCACCTTTGTTCTTAATTTGCTTTAATATTATCAATATCTTTGTTGATAGTACATTAAAATAGTTTGAATATTCTCTTTCCATAGGGCATTTTTAACAGCTTTCACTGAAAAAAACAAGTTGACTTTAAAAATTTTAACGATTATAAATTTGTTATGAAAAATTTAACCTTTGGGCTATTCAAAAAATCTGCTGACTCATTTTTCTTTAACTTTTTCTTTTTTTACTTTTATAAGTTGAGGTATACCGCCTGAGGGTGAGCCTATAAATATTAAAATAATAAAGGCCACAGGCGGTTATACCGTTTGTGGCCTTTTTTGTTATGGAGGATTGTATGATAGTAGTAATGGAAATTGGAGCAACCGAACAACAATTAAAGGATGTCTGCACAAAAGCGGAAGAGTTTGGGTTCAAACCACACATTATTTTCGGAAAAGAGAGAAATGTAGTGGGTCTTATCGGTCTTAGCGACAAAGACCACATTGGGCTTATCGGAGATATGCCGGGAGTTGACAAAGTGCTCCCAATCACCAAGCCTTATAAGCTTGCAAGCCGCGAGGTAAAAAAAGAAAAATCTGTCATTGATGTTGCAGGCGTAAAGTTTGGGGGGGAAGAGATTACGGTTATTGCAGGACCTTGCTCTGTGGAAAGTGAAGAACAAATTATCAAATCAGCCGAATATGTTAAAGCTGCCGGTGCTAAAATGCTCAGAGGTGGTGCATTTAAACCAAGGACTTCACCTTATGCATTTCAAGGCTTGGGAGAAGAAGGTCTAAAACTTCTTGCAAAAGCAAGAGATGTAACAGGGCTTCCTTTTGTTACTGAAGTCGTCAATCCGAGGGATGTGGATGTGGTCTACAAATATACCGATATGTTTCAGGTAGGTGCAAGAAATATACAAAACTTTGCACTTTTGTCACTTTTAGGAAAAACCAAAAAACCTGTGCTTTTAAAAAGAGGGATGGCTACAACCATAGAAGAATTTTTAATGGCGGCGGAATATATTCTTTCTGAGGGGAACAGCAATGTAATCCTTTGCGAAAGAGGTATCAGGACTTTTGAAACAGCCACAAGAAATACCCTTGATATTAGCTGTGTACCCGTTGTTCAGGAAAGGTCACATTTGCCAATAATAATTGACCCGAGCCACGCAGCAGGTCATTGGCATTATGTCACACCACTTGCAAGAGCTGCCATTGCAGTTGGCGCTGACGGTATAATTGTAGAGGTGCACCCTGAGCCTGAAAAAGCACTTAGTGACGGTGCGCAGTCTTTAAGACCTGACCAATTTATCAAGATGATGGGCGAACTAAAAGCAATAGCCCTTGCCGTTGGCAGATATATGTAAAAGTAGGGGGCAAAAGCCCCCTCTATTTTTACCACTATTCCTTTTTAGATAAATTTTCAAGCATCTTTTCTGCCAACTGTTGGTTATGAGGCAAGATAGCTTTAATTTTTTTCAGTTGTTCTGACGTTATTTTATCCTTATTAAACTTTAACCTCAAATCATGTATTTGGGCGTACAACATATTGTATTTATTTAACTGCTTCTCATACTTTTGGTCGTCAAATGGTATGGAAAAATCTATACCTTTAACGTTCCAAGCCTTGCCATCGTATACAAACGGTGCAAAATCGTCCGCATTTCTTCCTTTTACTGGTAGTATTTCACTAAAGTTAATATCACTGAACATCAAACCATCTTTACCTGCTTTAATAAAATACGAACCATAAAAAGGTTTCTCAACATCAGTTTTCACATCATAAGCAAACCAACTTGTAGCAACCTGTTCGTGGCTTGCATGGCAACTGTTGCAACTCCTACCACTTCCTATAGCATGAGACATTTTGTCCATCTGAATCCAGGCCAGCATGTTATCGTTATTTTTTAAATTTTTAAACATTCCGGTTAATATATACATATCATTTACTTCATCAGATTTTCTTTCAACAATAAACTCTTCTGGCTCACCGATTTCGGTTTTTCCTTTTACAACGGTCTTTTTAATCTCCCTAAGTTTTAGACCTGTTTTTTCCACATCACCTTTAATGTTCATAACTGCCATAGGGTAGGGTTTAACAGGGATCCACTTCCCAGTTGTCGGATGTTTAATCAAAGTTGGCATACTTCTGGTACCATAATATTCTTTATGTTTAGCAAAATAATTAAATTGGCCTTCCGACATTCCAGGACCCCAGAAAGTAAACTGGTACGCGCCAACCTCTTTTATGTGGCAAGATGTGCAATCGACATTTTTGTGATCATCACTTGCCTTAATAGCTTCTACAACTTCATTATGACAGCTTGAACATGACTCTTTAGCATCATTTGACGCCAAATGCCCGTAGCTGTGATTTTTCATTTTGTGACAATCGATACAATTTATACCATTTTTAGAGTGAACGTCTGTTGGCAACTCATTATACGGAAATGCAAATTCTTCACGGATATAACCAGCGCCCCTTCTTCTATCCATAGGACCTGCATGGCATATTGTCCCTTTTCCACTTCCGTAACAGCTTAAATTTTCGACTTTTTTGGCAAACAAATGCCTAGCATTTGACTTTTTAAATCCTTCATAGTGACAATCGTTACAACTGGCATGACATTTATTACAACCTCTATCTTTCCCAGCATTCATTAGCTCTGTAAAATCTTTGGTACACTCATCCTTTATCTTCTTGTAGTTATCCCCCCACCAAACACCGCAGTTTTGAGGTCCTGGAGGATTGGCCGTCCAATTAGTAAACCCCCTTTGATACTTATTAAGTCCCATTCCAGACTTATTATAATCCACCAATTCATCCTCATGGCATTTACCGCATGTTTCTTTTGCAATTTTAGGTGAATAGGCCATAGTTTTAGAATCGTGATCATGGTAGAAAAGTTGAATTATCTTTTTAATTCCATATTTTTCTTTAGCCTCTTCAGTAGGTTTCCTAATCAACAATTTCGTTCTGTCATCTCCTTTTGGCTGAATGGGGTCAAAGTTCGTAACTTCCCTGCTCACAGCTTCATATTTGTGATTTTTACCAACTGCCGCATAAAAAGGTCTTGGCATATCCTTGTGAGCTTCATCCTTATCCATTGTTTGATTGTTACCTAGGTGACAATCCACACAAGTCGGAACACCTTCCATGTTAACTTCTTTGTCCACTTCAGTCGGGTCAAGATACATTTGAGGATATCCTAACTTTTCCAAAGCTTGCTTGTCAGAATGACATTTGACACAGCTGGAATCAGGGTCATACGCCATTACCATACTACAAGTAAAAATAAAAATAAAACAAAATAAAATCTTCTTCATCTATACCTCCTTCGAAAGTTTATTCGTTTTTTTGCAAATAAAATGCCAAAATATCTGTTCAAAGAATGTTGTATTTCTTAAGGTTAATTTATAAAGATGTTGGATTTTGAGAATTAAGTGTCTTAAAATGCAACACAAATATTATTTATTGTAAATTATATTCTTTCAATTTTCGATAAAGTGTTGATCTGTCAATCTGTAAAATAGAGGCAGTTTTTACTTTATCATAATTATTTTTCCTAAGTACATTCATGATGTGACGTTTTTCCATATCTGAAAGACTCAAGTCTTTCTCTTCGTACTCAAATGTTTTTTCTGTAATTATTGAAGTACTAGTGATAGTGCTTTCATTACTTTCGATTATCATTGCCCGTTCTATAATATTAGACAATTCCCTTATATTACCCGGATAATCATATGACAAAAGCTTACTCTTTGCCTTTTCTTCAATGTCTATAATTGTTGGGTTTAAACTTTTAAATTTTTTAATAAAGAAATATGCCAGTGGTAAAATATCTTCTTTTCTTTCTCTTAAAGGTGGTATTTTTATTTTAACTACACCAATCCTATAATACAAATCATCCCTAAAACCACCATTTTTAACTAACGTGTTCAAGTCCATATTAGTAGCGGTAATCAGCCTTATGTCACTTTTTTCAATACTTTCCGAACCCAAAGGGTAAAAAGTTTTAGTTTCAATAAACCTTAAAAGTTTAGACTGAATAGTAAGAGGAATTTCACTTATTTCATCTAAAAACAATGTACCGCCATTTGCGACTGAAATAAGACCTCGCTTATTTCTATCAGCGCCAGTAAACGCTCCTCTTTTAAAACCAAATAATTCACTTTCAAATATGTTTTCCTGAAAATTTGCACAATTAATCGATATTATAGAATTATTATTTCTTGGGCTATTTTCATGAACAAATCTAGCAACAAGTTCTTTCCCTGTTCCACTCTCTCCTTCGATTAAAATATTAGAATCTGTTTTGGCTACCTTCTGAGCAAAAGCAAGTAGTTGTGCCATAACACTTGAGTTATACACGATGTTTACTTTATTGGCCTCCAAAAGAATTCTTCCTTTTATATTTATTGCTTCTGAAATTTGAGATAATTTTAACTTTAATACTTCTATATCAACAGGCTTAAGCAAATAATCATAAGCGCCCGATTTAATAGCATCAACCGCTTCCTCAACGGTACCATATCCAGTTATTAACATTACATATATATCACCTGATATCTCTTTTATTTTTTTTAATAAATCAATTCCATTAATTTTAGGCAACTTTATATCTGATATTACCACATCAATGAACTCGTTTTCCAGATGGTTTAAAGCTATTTCAGGGTCAGTAGTCCCATAAACGTCATAATAATTCTGAAGACTTCTTACTAAAGTATTGTTTAATACTTTATTATCTTCAATTATCAAAACTTTCATATTTATCAAACCTCAAAACAAATTCCGTCCATTCACCTTTCTTGGATTTTACTTCAATTTTTCCATTATGATCGGATACAATTTTGTGTACAAGACTCAACCCCAAACCCATACCTTTTTGTGGATTTTTTGTAGTATAAAACGGTACAAAGATATTGTTTATCGTTTCCTCATCCATACCTCTTCCGTTATCCCTTATAACTATCCAGACTTCACCATTTTTTTCAAAAACCTCAATAGTTATCCTACAATTAACATCAGAGGCTTCAATTGCATTTAGCAAAATATTAAATATTACTTGATTCAATAATACTCTATTACCTAAAATATTACAATCCACCAAGTTTGATTCTATAACTAACTCATTAAAAATATTCTTAAAATATAGAATATTACTTTCTATGACTTCTTTTATATTTACCACATCATTTGCTTGCACTTTATTTTGAGGATCAAGTAATTTTAAATTTTTTATAATGGACACGCATTTTTTAGCCTCATTCTTTATATCGACAATATCATTTATATTTACCTCATTATTTTTGCTTTCTTCTATCACAATGTCGCACAATAAAATAATTGAATTTAAAGGTGTGTTTAATTCGTGGCTGATCCCTGCAGACAAAAGGCCAATAGAGCTTAATCTGTTTAAAAGCTCAATCCTTTTTTGTCTCTCTTCTATTTCCAAAATATATTTTTGCAGTGCTTTAACCATTTCATAAATATTTATTACTATTTCGTTAAGTTCTTTGTCCATTTTTGTTTCATCAACCTTATAACTAAAATCTCCTTTTCCATAAGCATTAAGTGCCAATTTTATTTCATTTAGCGGTTTAAAAAATCTTGCGGTAAAAAATATGGATACAAAAAGACTTAAAAATACGGAAACAATAAATATTGACAGTAAGTTTTTTTTAAGAACTTCAAGTACACTTAAATAATAATTGGAATAGAGAGTATTGCATATTACCCATTTTCGTGTCTTGTCTTTGTAAGGATAAACTGATGCAAATGCAAAAATATCTTCATTGATTTTATATATGCCAAAATCCTCTTTTATTTTATCAAACAGTTCTTTCCCGTAAATATTCTGAAAATAATAATTTGTATTATATTGGTTAGCAAATTCGTAACTTTTATCTCTATGAAACAAAAATATACCGTTTCTTTCTTTATCCATATAATTTACTTCAACCAGAAAAGCCACGCCGGTCTCTTTTTTAAATCTACTAACAAACTGACCTATTTTCAATCCCCAAAAGTTTATAATTAAATATCCTATTTTCTTATTATTAGACATTATTGGTACAACAGCTCTAACCATAGCAGGGCAAAAATTAGTTGTTTCAGGCAACTTACCTCTCTCGAAGTTGGAAAGTATTATTTCAGAGGAATTACTTGTAACTGCTTCTTTAAAAAAATCTTTTTCAGACAAACTAATTTCCGTGTACTTTTTGTCTCTTGACAAGACCTCCCCTTCCCTCACAAAAACCTTAATATGACCTTGTAAATCTGTTATACGTAGTGCCTGAATAATAGGAAGTTTAGAATATATTTCCAAAAACTTTTCCTCAAGCTTTTCTTTAATGTTAACATCGTAATCTTCTAAAAACTTTTCAACCAAATAATCTCGGCTAATGTTGTAGCTAATATCTTTGATATACCTTAAAAATTCCTCTATGGAGCTTTTCGAGTTTGCAGTCATCGCTTCTGCCTGACCCATAACTTCCAACAGTAAGATTTGCTTGCTTTGATAATAATTGATTGTTGTCAGTACAGTTAAAATAACAGTCACTAATATTAGTATGTGAATAGTAAGCTTAACTTTCATACTATAGATATCCTATACCAAGATATCTAAAAGTTA
Proteins encoded in this window:
- a CDS encoding sigma-54-dependent Fis family transcriptional regulator, with amino-acid sequence MKVLIIEDNKVLNNTLVRSLQNYYDVYGTTDPEIALNHLENEFIDVVISDIKLPKINGIDLLKKIKEISGDIYVMLITGYGTVEEAVDAIKSGAYDYLLKPVDIEVLKLKLSQISEAINIKGRILLEANKVNIVYNSSVMAQLLAFAQKVAKTDSNILIEGESGTGKELVARFVHENSPRNNNSIISINCANFQENIFESELFGFKRGAFTGADRNKRGLISVANGGTLFLDEISEIPLTIQSKLLRFIETKTFYPLGSESIEKSDIRLITATNMDLNTLVKNGGFRDDLYYRIGVVKIKIPPLRERKEDILPLAYFFIKKFKSLNPTIIDIEEKAKSKLLSYDYPGNIRELSNIIERAMIIESNESTITSTSIITEKTFEYEEKDLSLSDMEKRHIMNVLRKNNYDKVKTASILQIDRSTLYRKLKEYNLQ
- a CDS encoding YraN family protein, which translates into the protein MKLFKGKKGEELALNYLKNNGYELIEKNFKSKFGEIDLVMKDGEVVVFVEVKYRLSEDYGSPKDAVTYGKIKKIIKTAEYFIVKNNLNSLYRFDVVSIFKDNIEHIKNAFTL
- a CDS encoding cytochrome c3 family protein, whose translation is MKKILFCFIFIFTCSMVMAYDPDSSCVKCHSDKQALEKLGYPQMYLDPTEVDKEVNMEGVPTCVDCHLGNNQTMDKDEAHKDMPRPFYAAVGKNHKYEAVSREVTNFDPIQPKGDDRTKLLIRKPTEEAKEKYGIKKIIQLFYHDHDSKTMAYSPKIAKETCGKCHEDELVDYNKSGMGLNKYQRGFTNWTANPPGPQNCGVWWGDNYKKIKDECTKDFTELMNAGKDRGCNKCHASCNDCHYEGFKKSNARHLFAKKVENLSCYGSGKGTICHAGPMDRRRGAGYIREEFAFPYNELPTDVHSKNGINCIDCHKMKNHSYGHLASNDAKESCSSCHNEVVEAIKASDDHKNVDCTSCHIKEVGAYQFTFWGPGMSEGQFNYFAKHKEYYGTRSMPTLIKHPTTGKWIPVKPYPMAVMNIKGDVEKTGLKLREIKKTVVKGKTEIGEPEEFIVERKSDEVNDMYILTGMFKNLKNNDNMLAWIQMDKMSHAIGSGRSCNSCHASHEQVATSWFAYDVKTDVEKPFYGSYFIKAGKDGLMFSDINFSEILPVKGRNADDFAPFVYDGKAWNVKGIDFSIPFDDQKYEKQLNKYNMLYAQIHDLRLKFNKDKITSEQLKKIKAILPHNQQLAEKMLENLSKKE
- the aroF gene encoding 3-deoxy-7-phosphoheptulonate synthase, giving the protein MIVVMEIGATEQQLKDVCTKAEEFGFKPHIIFGKERNVVGLIGLSDKDHIGLIGDMPGVDKVLPITKPYKLASREVKKEKSVIDVAGVKFGGEEITVIAGPCSVESEEQIIKSAEYVKAAGAKMLRGGAFKPRTSPYAFQGLGEEGLKLLAKARDVTGLPFVTEVVNPRDVDVVYKYTDMFQVGARNIQNFALLSLLGKTKKPVLLKRGMATTIEEFLMAAEYILSEGNSNVILCERGIRTFETATRNTLDISCVPVVQERSHLPIIIDPSHAAGHWHYVTPLARAAIAVGADGIIVEVHPEPEKALSDGAQSLRPDQFIKMMGELKAIALAVGRYM
- a CDS encoding ribonuclease HII, which encodes MLVLGVDEVGRGCLAGPVVACACVLDDNFFSAEIKDSKKLSEKKRDSLYDYIISNCVDYSFGVICNEIIDSVNILNATKQAMHIAINGITSNYDKVVVDAVKLNNIKKPMEHPFKAEDKFLSVAAASILAKVYRDNLMKKLHIYYPEYLWYKNKGYGTKEHIDAIKKYGVTPLHRRSFLGEII
- the hypB gene encoding hydrogenase nickel incorporation protein HypB, which gives rise to MNKKIEVEDKILSKNDKLANELRKLFSDKKILVLNFVSSPGSGKTSILENILPKLSEKYKLAVIEGDLETENDAERIRKAGIKAHQITTGGACHLEAFGIKNALSNFDLDNLDLLVIENVGNLVCPASFDLGEDFKIVVISTPEGDDKPAKYPSMIRASSAIIVNKIDLAEYMEFDVDKCIDYAKRINPNLAEFRTSCKTKAGLDDLIAFIENKIEEKHAGIRG
- the hypA gene encoding hydrogenase maturation nickel metallochaperone HypA, which encodes MHEASIAQSLLDVVIDTARKNSVKSVLSVEVNIGRLAAVEKNSLLFAFDALKEGTVAEKAELIINDIPIVGRCNACGLEDEYDNFVFSCHNCGSYDVTIISGEELNIKEIEVEDE
- a CDS encoding sensor histidine kinase: MKVKLTIHILILVTVILTVLTTINYYQSKQILLLEVMGQAEAMTANSKSSIEEFLRYIKDISYNISRDYLVEKFLEDYDVNIKEKLEEKFLEIYSKLPIIQALRITDLQGHIKVFVREGEVLSRDKKYTEISLSEKDFFKEAVTSNSSEIILSNFERGKLPETTNFCPAMVRAVVPIMSNNKKIGYLIINFWGLKIGQFVSRFKKETGVAFLVEVNYMDKERNGIFLFHRDKSYEFANQYNTNYYFQNIYGKELFDKIKEDFGIYKINEDIFAFASVYPYKDKTRKWVICNTLYSNYYLSVLEVLKKNLLSIFIVSVFLSLFVSIFFTARFFKPLNEIKLALNAYGKGDFSYKVDETKMDKELNEIVINIYEMVKALQKYILEIEERQKRIELLNRLSSIGLLSAGISHELNTPLNSIILLCDIVIEESKNNEVNINDIVDIKNEAKKCVSIIKNLKLLDPQNKVQANDVVNIKEVIESNILYFKNIFNELVIESNLVDCNILGNRVLLNQVIFNILLNAIEASDVNCRITIEVFEKNGEVWIVIRDNGRGMDEETINNIFVPFYTTKNPQKGMGLGLSLVHKIVSDHNGKIEVKSKKGEWTEFVLRFDKYESFDN
- a CDS encoding diguanylate cyclase is translated as MEREYSNYFNVLSTKILIILKQIKNKGEQLTPATIKKYLASDAELQSLTNDLNKSSTNFVEDIKKAFNNNSHNLKKYLDFEDIELISKKLEKLNSYNLLNEMSEIIAILGKYYSDYEVTLEKIYSFIKEFSQKITNTQNVVQNLKEENLSFIDEDSAKDENILSSVKGLRENLEKNQSIDNLQKQVAELTNSLTEILEQKIYSKKNFKRNINSAFGEIESDFISYKDKYEELKKEIENYRKQSITDELTGLYRKNKMLEVLAELKNAAIKKDEDFYILMSDIDRFKDVNDTYGHLAGDNVLRHFGKILKNFTNESIEAFRYGGEEFLITVKGSYDDAFSVASQIRLTMENTKFKLNNDTKIITVSIGIAKYKPKEDIKLTIDRADKNLYMAKAGGRNCIFFESKRVG